One window of Fusobacterium sp. FSA-380-WT-3A genomic DNA carries:
- a CDS encoding type I phosphomannose isomerase catalytic subunit: MYPLKFKKTLVKKIWGGRKFKDVLNMELPDENLYGESWEVSSHKGGLSYIENGEFAGKSLVEVIESDKETILGKEIVERFQGKFPLLIKYLDINDRLSVQVHPSDEYALRVEGEFGKSECWYVMEASSDATLILGIKEGITKEIFKEKVDKKEFDGLFKTIKVKKGDFINLLPGVVHATLEGSILICEVQQNSDTTYRIYDFDRLVDGKLRELHIDKALDVIDFEGDVQMSTNESRQKLQLVGAIKEELVRGQYFNVDKYLVDGTFEDETNKNFKIFSILDGEGEIICNNISYKIVKGNTYFIPATLKTIISGKVEILKSYL; encoded by the coding sequence ATGTATCCATTAAAATTTAAAAAAACTTTAGTAAAAAAAATCTGGGGTGGAAGAAAATTTAAAGATGTTTTAAATATGGAGTTACCTGATGAAAATCTTTATGGAGAATCTTGGGAAGTAAGTTCTCATAAAGGTGGACTTTCTTATATTGAAAATGGAGAATTTGCTGGAAAATCTCTTGTTGAAGTTATTGAAAGTGATAAAGAAACTATACTTGGAAAAGAAATTGTTGAAAGATTTCAAGGAAAATTCCCATTACTTATTAAATATTTAGATATAAATGATAGACTTTCAGTTCAAGTTCATCCTAGTGATGAATATGCTTTAAGAGTTGAAGGAGAATTTGGAAAAAGTGAATGTTGGTACGTTATGGAAGCTAGTTCTGATGCAACTCTTATTTTAGGAATCAAAGAGGGAATTACAAAAGAAATATTTAAAGAAAAAGTTGATAAGAAAGAATTTGATGGACTTTTTAAAACTATAAAAGTAAAAAAAGGAGACTTTATAAATCTTCTTCCTGGAGTTGTTCATGCTACTTTAGAAGGTTCTATTTTAATTTGTGAAGTTCAACAAAACTCAGATACAACTTATAGAATTTATGATTTCGATAGATTAGTAGACGGAAAATTAAGAGAGCTTCATATTGATAAGGCTCTTGATGTAATAGACTTTGAAGGTGATGTTCAAATGTCTACTAACGAATCTAGACAAAAACTACAATTGGTTGGAGCTATAAAAGAGGAATTAGTAAGAGGTCAATATTTTAATGTTGATAAATATCTAGTTGATGGTACTTTTGAAGATGAAACTAATAAAAACTTTAAAATTTTTTCTATCTTAGATGGTGAAGGGGAAATTATTTGTAATAACATCTCTTACAAGATTGTAAAAGGCAATACATACTTTATTCCAGCTACTTTAAAAACAATTATATCTGGAAAAGTAGAAATTTTAAAATCATATTTATAA
- a CDS encoding nitronate monooxygenase family protein, which produces MININGLEIEVPIIQGGMAIRCSMSKLASAVANEGGIGVIAGSALPLEELREEIRKARTLITNKKGALGVNIMFAVSSFAESVKVCIEEKVDVIICGAGFSRDIFSMVKGTGIKLFPIVSSLKLAKISEKLGADAIVVEGGNAGGHLGTELDSWDIMEEITKNVSLPVFGAGGVITPEDATRMLSLGTTGVQMGTRFVATHECDVDEAFKQMYVNTKKGDVIKIMSSVGLPANAIKSNYSEKVLNEITTPPSTCSSCLKHCNRKFCVSQRLIDGHKGDLENGLFFAGRDVWKIKDIVSVHEIFERFKPVFNK; this is translated from the coding sequence ATGATAAATATAAATGGTTTAGAAATTGAAGTCCCTATTATTCAAGGGGGAATGGCTATTAGATGTTCTATGTCAAAACTTGCTTCAGCTGTGGCAAATGAAGGTGGAATAGGAGTTATAGCTGGTTCAGCTCTTCCTCTTGAAGAATTAAGAGAAGAAATAAGAAAAGCTAGAACTTTAATAACTAATAAAAAAGGAGCTCTTGGAGTAAATATTATGTTTGCTGTATCTTCTTTTGCTGAAAGTGTAAAAGTTTGTATAGAAGAAAAGGTTGATGTTATAATTTGTGGTGCTGGATTCTCTAGAGATATTTTTTCTATGGTTAAAGGTACAGGAATAAAATTATTTCCAATAGTTTCATCTCTAAAACTTGCAAAAATATCTGAAAAATTAGGGGCTGATGCTATTGTTGTTGAAGGTGGAAATGCTGGAGGACATCTTGGAACAGAATTAGATTCTTGGGATATTATGGAAGAAATTACTAAAAATGTCTCTCTTCCTGTTTTTGGAGCTGGTGGAGTAATTACTCCAGAAGATGCTACTAGAATGTTATCTCTTGGAACTACAGGAGTACAAATGGGAACTCGTTTTGTTGCTACTCATGAATGTGATGTTGATGAGGCTTTCAAGCAAATGTATGTTAATACAAAAAAAGGTGATGTTATAAAAATTATGAGTTCTGTAGGATTACCTGCTAATGCTATTAAAAGTAATTATTCTGAAAAAGTTTTAAATGAAATAACTACACCACCTAGCACTTGTTCTAGTTGTTTAAAACATTGTAATAGAAAATTCTGTGTAAGCCAAAGACTTATAGATGGACACAAAGGGGATTTAGAAAATGGATTGTTCTTTGCTGGAAGAGATGTTTGGAAAATAAAAGATATAGTTTCTGTCCATGAAATTTTTGAAAGATTTAAACCTGTATTTAACAAATAA